Proteins encoded by one window of Cyanobium sp. NS01:
- a CDS encoding dehydrogenase, which produces MTSSVLPRLVRARAPLRVGLAGGGTDIKDFYSVHGGAVLNTTINRYAYAELSRCDDGFIAEALDSGLHQQINGDTPVEQLPRQLLLHQAVYNKIVADFNSATPFACRLSTYCDAPIGSGLGSSSTLVVAMVKAFVEALNLGIDDYEIAELAYTIEREDCGLAGGRQDQYSATFGGFNFIEFEHDRTIVNPLRVKNWFRCELESSLLLHFTGVSRQSAEVIEDQTKAAHEQQSEKLNFLHNLKQEARTMKEAVLKCDRDGIRESLNRSWQNKAQTSSKVSSPVIDERIALAQQHGAEAAKVSGAGGGGFILFMTHPSRAIQLRRALLEAGGETNFCCLSEHGAQAWRI; this is translated from the coding sequence ATGACCAGCAGCGTCCTGCCAAGGCTTGTGCGTGCCCGAGCCCCCCTGCGGGTGGGGCTGGCCGGCGGCGGCACAGACATCAAAGATTTTTACAGTGTGCATGGCGGTGCTGTGCTCAACACCACCATCAATCGCTACGCCTATGCCGAGCTGTCGCGCTGCGACGACGGCTTTATCGCCGAAGCGCTTGATTCGGGCCTGCATCAACAGATCAACGGAGATACGCCGGTCGAACAATTGCCGCGTCAGTTGCTGTTGCATCAAGCCGTTTACAACAAGATCGTTGCTGATTTCAACAGCGCTACACCGTTTGCCTGCCGGCTGAGCACCTACTGCGATGCACCGATTGGCTCGGGTTTGGGTAGTTCATCCACCTTGGTGGTGGCCATGGTGAAGGCTTTTGTGGAGGCCCTCAACCTGGGGATCGACGACTACGAAATCGCTGAGCTGGCCTACACGATCGAGCGGGAAGACTGTGGGCTGGCAGGGGGGCGGCAAGATCAGTATTCGGCTACCTTTGGCGGCTTCAACTTCATTGAGTTTGAGCACGACCGCACGATCGTGAATCCTCTGCGGGTGAAGAATTGGTTCCGCTGTGAGCTGGAATCGTCGTTGCTGCTGCACTTCACCGGCGTGTCGCGGCAATCGGCTGAGGTGATCGAAGATCAAACCAAAGCGGCCCACGAGCAGCAAAGCGAGAAGCTCAACTTCCTGCACAACCTCAAGCAGGAAGCGCGCACGATGAAGGAGGCGGTGCTGAAGTGTGACCGTGACGGGATACGGGAGTCGCTCAACCGCAGCTGGCAGAACAAGGCGCAGACCTCCAGCAAGGTGAGCAGCCCTGTGATCGATGAGCGCATTGCCCTGGCCCAACAGCATGGGGCTGAGGCCGCCAAGGTGTCGGGCGCTGGGGGCGGTGGCTTCATCTTGTTCATGACCCATCCCTCCAGGGCGATCCAGCTGCGGCGCGCCCTGCTGGAGGCCGGGGGTGAAACCAACTTCTGCTGCCTCAGCGAACACGGCGCCCAGGCCTGGAGGATCTGA
- a CDS encoding nucleotidyltransferase family protein, with product MSPAMAVHVLILAGGLGTRLRSVVADRPKVLAEVAGRPFITHLLDQLAQAGFQAATLLTGYKGEMAEEALGLAYGGMQLGYSVEETPLGTGGAIRAAARVIACEQLLVLNGDTFFDVDYRQLVAQTPAGSDLMACRRVEDVGRYGAVQLDASGRVVALAEKGAQGPGLINGGIYVLHREAIAAWSEAVFSIETDYFPKRLAAERLCGTACEGAFIDIGVPDDLKRAAEVLP from the coding sequence ATGAGCCCAGCGATGGCGGTTCATGTGCTGATCCTGGCCGGCGGCCTGGGAACCCGGCTGCGCAGTGTGGTGGCTGATCGCCCCAAGGTGCTGGCGGAGGTGGCCGGCAGGCCCTTCATCACCCACCTGCTCGACCAGCTGGCCCAGGCGGGGTTCCAGGCGGCCACGCTGCTCACTGGCTACAAGGGGGAGATGGCGGAAGAGGCGCTGGGACTCGCCTATGGGGGGATGCAACTGGGCTACAGCGTGGAGGAAACCCCGTTGGGCACCGGTGGAGCGATCCGTGCAGCGGCGCGGGTGATCGCCTGTGAGCAGCTGCTGGTGCTCAATGGCGACACGTTCTTCGATGTGGACTACCGCCAACTGGTGGCGCAGACCCCAGCCGGATCGGATCTGATGGCCTGCCGGCGTGTGGAGGATGTGGGTCGCTACGGGGCTGTGCAGCTGGATGCCAGTGGGCGGGTGGTGGCACTGGCGGAAAAGGGAGCCCAGGGGCCTGGCTTGATCAATGGCGGCATCTACGTGCTCCATCGCGAAGCCATTGCGGCCTGGTCTGAAGCTGTCTTTTCGATCGAGACCGATTACTTCCCGAAGCGCCTGGCTGCAGAACGACTGTGCGGCACAGCTTGTGAAGGAGCTTTTATCGATATCGGCGTGCCCGATGATCTGAAACGTGCTGCGGAGGTGTTGCCATGA
- a CDS encoding glycosyltransferase family 2 protein, whose amino-acid sequence MQILIPISGYSAFFSKEDYYFPKPLIEVAGIAMIEVVVRQLQRQFKDARFIFVIDPEDARSFSLDRTLQLLAGDNTKIIEKPGPTSGALCSCLLAIDTLDINEPLIIANSDQIIEDDLAQAVETLSANDCSAGVITFESIHPRWSYVVDDEQGEVIQTFEKKVASRNAIAGFYYFRTASAFVEAAKQVILNDAQVDGVYFISSSLNEIILEGGRVLQLPIASHAYHSFYAPGKIADFERSAYAKELREGTLAQKAVNVIIPAAGEGSRFAKAGWKKPKPFIDVDGQLMLEHVINNVTPTEAAVTILLRQEHLDAHPKIAYRLQENGHRITSVSRLTEGTASTVLLARRTFDNEQPMMVANSDQLVDFDVNDFIEDCIQRKLDGSILVFRDPSMDPKWSFARVDEAGLVLEVAEKKPISDLATVGIYLFAKGKDFVGAALDMMVANDRVNDEFYTCPVYNYMIQNGARIGIYEVPMDAMSGLGTPDDLNQFLQERGASPSIDSPD is encoded by the coding sequence ATGCAGATCCTCATCCCGATTTCAGGATACTCAGCTTTCTTTTCAAAAGAAGATTATTATTTTCCAAAGCCACTAATTGAGGTGGCTGGCATAGCAATGATTGAAGTTGTCGTCAGACAACTACAGCGTCAGTTTAAGGATGCACGTTTTATTTTTGTCATCGACCCAGAGGATGCTCGCTCGTTCTCTCTAGACCGAACTCTGCAGCTTCTCGCCGGAGATAATACAAAGATCATAGAAAAGCCTGGCCCAACATCTGGGGCACTCTGCTCCTGCTTGTTAGCAATAGATACTCTAGATATCAATGAGCCGTTGATCATCGCCAATAGCGATCAGATTATCGAAGATGACCTGGCGCAAGCAGTTGAGACTCTCAGCGCTAACGACTGCTCAGCCGGGGTAATCACCTTTGAATCAATCCATCCCAGATGGTCTTATGTCGTAGACGATGAGCAGGGCGAAGTGATTCAGACCTTTGAGAAGAAGGTTGCTTCTCGCAATGCCATTGCAGGTTTCTATTACTTCAGGACGGCCTCTGCTTTTGTTGAAGCAGCAAAGCAAGTCATCTTGAACGATGCACAAGTAGATGGTGTTTACTTCATTTCGTCGTCACTCAACGAAATTATTCTCGAGGGAGGAAGAGTTCTTCAGCTGCCGATTGCAAGCCATGCATATCATTCTTTTTATGCGCCAGGAAAGATTGCAGACTTTGAGCGATCCGCCTATGCGAAGGAGCTTAGGGAAGGCACGCTTGCTCAAAAAGCAGTCAATGTGATCATTCCAGCTGCCGGTGAAGGAAGCCGGTTTGCAAAAGCAGGATGGAAGAAACCAAAGCCATTCATTGATGTTGACGGGCAACTGATGCTGGAGCATGTCATTAACAATGTCACGCCCACAGAAGCTGCCGTTACAATCCTTCTTCGCCAAGAGCATCTTGATGCTCATCCTAAAATTGCTTATAGATTGCAAGAAAACGGCCATCGCATTACTTCGGTATCTCGGTTAACGGAGGGAACCGCATCAACCGTTCTGTTGGCAAGGCGAACGTTTGACAATGAACAGCCGATGATGGTGGCCAATTCAGACCAGCTCGTTGATTTTGACGTCAACGACTTTATTGAGGACTGCATACAGCGCAAGCTGGATGGCTCAATACTGGTCTTTCGAGATCCGTCAATGGACCCCAAGTGGTCTTTTGCGAGAGTTGATGAGGCCGGGCTTGTGCTTGAAGTAGCAGAGAAAAAGCCAATATCCGACTTGGCCACAGTTGGCATCTATCTATTCGCAAAGGGCAAGGATTTTGTTGGAGCAGCATTGGATATGATGGTTGCCAACGATCGCGTGAATGACGAGTTTTACACGTGTCCCGTCTACAATTACATGATCCAAAATGGTGCCCGAATTGGGATTTATGAAGTCCCGATGGATGCGATGTCAGGTCTAGGGACACCAGACGATCTCAACCAGTTCCTGCAGGAACGTGGTGCCTCACCATCCATTGACTCCCCGGATTGA
- a CDS encoding nuclear transport factor 2 family protein, with protein MAELRELTQQYVAAFNAKDIDGVSALLTEDFSITDPSVTQLEPRDKAIEYIRGLFMSNSVLSFQALDIIVGDDITALHFALSLGEERYHGIDLINWKQDKISSILAYLTKQF; from the coding sequence ATGGCTGAGCTTCGAGAGCTTACCCAGCAATATGTGGCAGCCTTCAATGCGAAAGACATAGATGGTGTATCCGCCCTCTTGACGGAAGATTTCAGCATTACTGATCCTTCAGTTACGCAACTGGAACCCAGGGACAAGGCAATTGAATATATTCGTGGTTTATTTATGTCTAATTCAGTTTTGAGTTTTCAAGCGCTGGATATTATTGTAGGTGATGATATCACTGCCCTCCACTTTGCCCTATCTCTTGGTGAAGAGAGGTACCATGGAATTGACTTAATTAACTGGAAGCAAGACAAGATCTCTTCTATTCTCGCTTACCTTACAAAGCAGTTCTAG
- a CDS encoding D-glycero-beta-D-manno-heptose 1,7-bisphosphate 7-phosphatase: protein MNRALFLDRDGVINEDYGYVHKIEDFHFREEIFDVCRAAQKARMKIVVVTNQAGIGRGYYSHEDFRRVTSYMLNRFCLLDITINRIYHCPFHPIHGVGAYKKDSFCRKPKPGMLVQACNELDLNPRSSIMIGNNDSDHAAAIATGILSYIDARQADWHIKAIGAIHEQNILGKSCFRYS, encoded by the coding sequence ATGAACAGAGCCTTGTTCCTGGATCGCGATGGGGTCATCAATGAAGACTATGGGTATGTGCATAAGATTGAAGACTTTCACTTTCGAGAAGAGATCTTTGATGTATGCAGGGCCGCTCAAAAAGCGAGAATGAAGATTGTGGTTGTGACGAATCAGGCGGGGATTGGGAGGGGTTATTATTCACATGAGGATTTCAGGCGTGTAACAAGTTACATGCTTAATAGGTTTTGCCTACTTGACATTACTATCAATCGGATCTATCATTGTCCTTTCCACCCGATTCACGGTGTCGGAGCCTATAAAAAAGACTCATTCTGCCGAAAGCCGAAACCAGGCATGCTTGTTCAAGCCTGTAACGAGCTTGATCTTAACCCACGCTCATCAATTATGATTGGAAATAACGACTCCGACCATGCGGCGGCTATAGCTACTGGAATATTGAGTTACATTGACGCGCGCCAAGCTGATTGGCACATAAAAGCGATTGGCGCAATTCATGAGCAAAATATTCTCGGAAAAAGTTGTTTTCGATATTCTTGA
- a CDS encoding SIS domain-containing protein, translated as MPPSIAQSFADAARTYAELAADASIQSSLEAVVELVVQALAKGNKLLFAGNGGSAADCQHMAGEFVSRFMFDRNPLPAVALTTDTSILTAIANDYGYEQAFSRQVQGLAKAGDVLLAYSTSGNSPNIVKALQVARELEVATVGLTGASEGRMAPYCDQLLRVPSSCVPRIQEGHLLMGHTICEMVEQRVFAP; from the coding sequence ATGCCGCCCTCGATCGCCCAGTCGTTTGCAGATGCCGCCCGCACCTACGCCGAGCTGGCCGCCGACGCCAGCATCCAGAGCAGCCTGGAGGCGGTGGTGGAGCTGGTGGTGCAGGCCCTGGCGAAGGGCAACAAGCTGCTGTTTGCCGGCAACGGCGGCAGCGCGGCCGACTGTCAGCACATGGCTGGCGAGTTTGTGAGCCGCTTCATGTTTGACCGCAACCCGCTGCCGGCGGTGGCGCTCACCACCGACACCTCGATCCTCACCGCCATCGCCAACGACTATGGCTATGAGCAGGCCTTCAGCCGGCAGGTGCAGGGGTTGGCCAAGGCGGGGGATGTGCTGTTGGCCTACTCCACCTCCGGCAACTCGCCCAACATCGTAAAGGCCCTGCAGGTGGCAAGGGAGCTGGAGGTGGCCACGGTGGGGCTCACGGGAGCAAGCGAGGGGCGCATGGCCCCCTATTGCGACCAGCTGCTGCGGGTTCCCAGCAGCTGTGTTCCGCGGATCCAGGAGGGCCATCTGCTGATGGGCCACACCATATGTGAGATGGTGGAGCAGCGGGTGTTTGCCCCATGA
- a CDS encoding transposase, with protein MRVLIRPVNDRRSFEEFVGLGVMNSIPDATTVAFFRERLRKTGVIEEIFEMFEANVRRQSG; from the coding sequence ATGAGAGTCCTCATCCGGCCAGTCAACGACAGGCGCTCCTTCGAGGAGTTTGTCGGTCTTGGCGTGATGAACAGCATTCCCGATGCAACCACGGTCGCCTTCTTCAGAGAGAGACTACGAAAGACGGGTGTGATCGAGGAGATCTTCGAGATGTTTGAGGCTAATGTCCGGCGACAATCAGGTTGA
- a CDS encoding HAD family phosphatase: MIKAILFDMDGVLIDAKDWHYEALNRALEHFGYTISRESHLSTFDGLPTRDKLRMLSSSRGLPEGLHDFLNALKQAYTLEISYQRCKPVFNHQYALTRLRRDGYKLAVCSNSVRQSIEAMMRLSALSANLDLIVSNQDVEKGKPDPEMYLKAMKSLNVEPHECLILEDNEHGIQAAVTSGGHLLRIGEPDDVTYQAITTRISEVEPA, translated from the coding sequence ATGATTAAAGCGATCCTTTTCGACATGGACGGAGTTCTTATTGATGCCAAGGACTGGCATTATGAGGCTCTTAATCGTGCGCTTGAGCACTTTGGATACACGATCAGCCGAGAGAGCCATCTTTCCACCTTTGACGGCCTGCCAACACGGGACAAACTCCGCATGCTCTCCAGCTCAAGAGGCTTACCAGAGGGCCTTCACGACTTTCTCAATGCGCTGAAGCAGGCATACACGCTGGAAATTAGCTACCAACGCTGCAAGCCGGTGTTCAATCACCAATACGCCCTTACTCGCCTCAGAAGAGATGGCTATAAGCTAGCAGTGTGCTCGAACTCTGTCCGGCAGTCAATCGAAGCGATGATGAGGCTTTCCGCACTATCCGCCAATCTTGACTTGATTGTATCCAACCAAGACGTTGAGAAGGGAAAGCCCGATCCAGAAATGTACCTTAAAGCGATGAAGAGCTTAAATGTTGAACCGCATGAATGCTTGATTCTTGAGGATAATGAACACGGCATCCAAGCTGCAGTTACATCGGGCGGTCACCTGCTCAGAATAGGCGAACCTGATGACGTGACATATCAAGCGATTACAACCCGTATCAGTGAAGTCGAGCCCGCTTAA